A single genomic interval of Noviherbaspirillum cavernae harbors:
- a CDS encoding TonB-dependent receptor plug domain-containing protein — MRAIRSPGQKAFAACLISACAGAVVAQTSEEDDLALAYGGKSAISIATGSMQSVARAPAVATVITAQDIQATGATDLDQVLESVPGLHVSVSSLGYQPIYSFRGIFTNYNPQVLMLVNGLPITNVYLGNRSLVWGGMPLENVARIEIIRGPGSALYGADAYAGVINVITKTAEDINGTEVGVRAGSFNTRDAWMQHGGKLGPLDAAFYLRVGKTDGQRGIIQRDSQSAIDQAFGTSASLAPGPVSVGRDTLDARADLAYDNWRFRAGYQEREVGVGAGLAESLDPKARVPETRLYLDLTYRNARWSPNWDVSGVVNYYDVKEKQADPAFLLFPPGAFGGAFPNGVIGNPGHSERHAHIGFSALYSGFDWHRIRFGAGFREDNLYAAPETKNYTIVTVPGVGPVFTPLGTIVDATGNPSLVYLQPHKRHLAYAFAQDEWSLAKDWTLTAGVRHDNYSDFGGTTNPRLALVWDAAYNVVLKAMHGRAFRAPSFAEQYNINNPVSIGNPNLTPETIVTNELAASWQPTPGLQTNLSLFRYRMQDVIRFMPNADPSSGSTAQNTPGQTGRGVELEASWDAHRNLRLSGNLSLQRSTDDATGQDAGLAPRRRLYLHADWRLAPMWQFGVTANHVADRKRQPGDTRAPIADYTTVDLSLRREKLAGNWEVRAMVTNLFNRDAREPSFAPGNIPFDLPLPGRAFYVQLQNRF, encoded by the coding sequence ATGCGAGCGATACGGTCACCGGGACAGAAAGCCTTTGCTGCGTGCTTGATATCGGCCTGCGCCGGTGCCGTCGTTGCGCAGACCTCCGAGGAAGACGATCTCGCACTGGCTTACGGCGGGAAGTCCGCCATCAGCATTGCCACGGGCAGCATGCAATCCGTCGCGCGCGCCCCGGCGGTCGCCACGGTCATTACCGCGCAAGACATTCAAGCCACCGGCGCCACCGATCTGGACCAGGTGCTCGAAAGCGTGCCGGGCCTGCATGTGTCCGTATCGTCGCTCGGCTATCAACCGATTTACAGTTTTCGCGGCATCTTCACCAACTACAATCCGCAAGTCCTGATGCTGGTCAATGGCCTGCCGATCACCAATGTCTATCTGGGGAATCGCAGTCTGGTGTGGGGCGGCATGCCGCTGGAGAATGTGGCGCGCATCGAGATCATCCGCGGACCGGGTTCGGCGCTGTATGGCGCCGATGCCTACGCCGGCGTCATCAATGTCATCACCAAGACTGCCGAGGACATCAACGGCACCGAGGTCGGGGTGCGGGCCGGCAGCTTCAACACGCGCGATGCATGGATGCAGCATGGCGGCAAACTGGGGCCGCTGGACGCCGCCTTTTATCTGCGTGTCGGCAAGACCGATGGTCAGCGCGGCATCATCCAGCGGGACAGTCAATCCGCCATTGACCAGGCCTTCGGCACCAGCGCATCGCTTGCTCCCGGGCCGGTCAGCGTCGGCCGCGATACGCTGGATGCGCGCGCCGATCTCGCCTACGACAACTGGCGTTTTCGCGCCGGTTACCAGGAACGGGAAGTCGGTGTCGGCGCGGGCCTGGCGGAAAGTCTTGATCCCAAGGCGCGTGTCCCCGAAACGCGCTTGTATCTGGATCTGACGTACCGGAATGCCCGTTGGTCCCCCAACTGGGATGTGTCGGGCGTGGTCAATTACTATGATGTGAAGGAAAAGCAGGCGGACCCCGCGTTCTTGCTGTTTCCACCCGGCGCATTCGGCGGTGCTTTTCCGAATGGGGTGATCGGCAATCCCGGGCATTCCGAGCGGCATGCGCATATCGGCTTCTCGGCCCTGTACAGCGGTTTCGACTGGCATCGGATCCGGTTCGGCGCGGGGTTCCGGGAAGACAATCTGTACGCCGCGCCCGAAACCAAGAACTACACCATCGTGACGGTGCCGGGAGTCGGTCCGGTATTCACGCCCCTGGGGACCATTGTGGACGCAACCGGCAATCCGTCTCTGGTCTACCTGCAACCGCACAAGCGGCATCTCGCCTACGCATTTGCACAAGACGAGTGGAGCCTGGCGAAGGACTGGACGCTGACGGCTGGCGTGCGGCACGACAATTATTCGGATTTCGGCGGCACCACCAACCCGCGTCTGGCGCTGGTGTGGGACGCGGCATACAACGTCGTGCTCAAGGCGATGCACGGCCGCGCTTTCCGTGCGCCGTCCTTCGCCGAGCAGTACAACATCAACAATCCAGTATCCATCGGCAATCCGAATCTGACGCCGGAAACGATCGTCACCAACGAACTGGCCGCATCGTGGCAGCCGACGCCGGGACTGCAGACCAATCTCAGCCTGTTCCGTTATCGCATGCAGGACGTCATCCGCTTTATGCCGAATGCGGATCCGTCATCCGGCTCGACCGCGCAGAATACGCCCGGCCAAACCGGACGCGGCGTGGAACTGGAGGCGAGCTGGGATGCGCACCGCAACCTGCGCTTGTCGGGCAATCTTTCGCTGCAACGTTCTACCGACGATGCGACCGGCCAGGATGCCGGTCTCGCACCGCGCCGGCGGCTCTATCTGCACGCCGACTGGCGCCTTGCGCCGATGTGGCAATTCGGCGTGACCGCCAATCATGTGGCGGACCGCAAGCGCCAGCCGGGCGACACGCGTGCGCCGATTGCCGATTACACGACGGTCGATCTGAGCCTGCGCCGGGAGAAGCTCGCAGGCAACTGGGAGGTCCGAGCGATGGTGACGAACCTGTTCAACCGGGATGCGCGCGAGCCCAGTTTCGCACCGGGGAATATTCCGTTCGATCTGCCGCTGCCGGGACGCGCGTTCTATGTGCAGCTGCAGAACCGTTTCTGA
- a CDS encoding ABC transporter substrate-binding protein: MRSSWRQSFLALLLAATAFSARAEDGVTDSTILIGQTVGLTGTVAGPVKEVNEGANAYFHQVNKHGGIYGRKIEMRVLDDKFDPALTLANAETLIKKERVFALFLGRGTPHTQGILPLLAAGNVPLVAPSTGAKVFHAPAIRQVFNIRAKYQDEVIKAVEHFSTIGIKNISLLHVDDAFGQDGLEGFNKVMAAHKLTPVSITKFARVKPDYAATAAIVIKSNPGALVIVSSAKNTVEVIKAIRAQGGQMQIMTLSNNSSDSFVKDLGPAGAGVVVSQVTPAPHLLTTTLGQEFKLAAKESGATMSYAAMEGFVNAKVLVEGLRRAGRNLTREGFIRAMESMQRVDFGGLMVTYGPGDHSGSEFVELTMIGKDGRIVR, encoded by the coding sequence ATGAGATCCAGTTGGCGCCAGTCGTTTCTTGCCCTGTTGTTGGCTGCCACGGCATTTTCCGCGCGGGCGGAGGATGGCGTGACCGACAGCACGATCCTGATCGGCCAGACTGTCGGTTTGACCGGCACCGTCGCCGGCCCGGTCAAGGAAGTCAACGAAGGTGCCAATGCGTATTTCCATCAGGTCAACAAGCACGGCGGGATATACGGACGCAAGATCGAGATGCGCGTGCTGGACGACAAGTTCGACCCGGCGCTGACGCTTGCCAATGCCGAGACCCTGATCAAGAAGGAGCGCGTGTTTGCCCTGTTCCTCGGTCGCGGCACGCCGCATACGCAGGGCATTCTGCCTCTGCTGGCGGCCGGTAATGTGCCGCTGGTTGCGCCCAGCACCGGCGCGAAGGTGTTTCACGCGCCGGCGATTCGCCAGGTGTTCAACATCCGGGCGAAATACCAGGACGAGGTGATCAAGGCAGTCGAGCATTTCTCCACCATCGGCATCAAGAACATCAGCCTGTTGCACGTCGACGATGCGTTCGGGCAGGACGGACTTGAGGGCTTCAACAAGGTGATGGCGGCGCACAAGCTGACGCCGGTGTCCATCACGAAATTCGCGCGCGTGAAGCCGGATTACGCGGCGACGGCGGCCATTGTGATCAAATCGAATCCCGGCGCGCTGGTCATTGTCAGCTCGGCGAAGAACACGGTCGAAGTGATCAAGGCGATTCGCGCGCAGGGCGGGCAGATGCAGATCATGACGCTGTCGAACAATTCGTCCGATTCCTTCGTGAAGGATCTCGGTCCGGCGGGGGCGGGCGTTGTTGTGTCGCAGGTGACACCTGCGCCGCACTTGCTGACGACCACGCTCGGGCAGGAATTCAAGCTGGCGGCGAAGGAAAGCGGTGCGACGATGTCGTATGCGGCGATGGAGGGTTTCGTCAATGCCAAGGTGCTGGTCGAAGGTCTGCGCCGCGCCGGCAGGAATCTGACCCGCGAAGGTTTCATCCGCGCGATGGAGTCGATGCAGCGCGTCGATTTCGGCGGGCTGATGGTCACATATGGACCGGGCGACCATTCTGGCAGCGAGTTCGTGGAGCTGACCATGATCGGCAAGGACGGCCGGATCGTCAGATGA
- a CDS encoding EAL domain-containing protein yields the protein MLHDYLRRTRFRRQLTVTVTAAILGLALFSSLITSWEASRRMEGYVIQQGQRIAENLARQSVLALLYHSADNAREGIATTLAFPDVLQVQITDTAHRILLSQTRQGEAEPAGDAWPPKSAIAQPMLEHESSDHWRFGAPVYGGQGESSPFDVQERKPQLIGYVYVTIGKGTLERLVGSLLLGNLAITLSFAVLLLIVMRQLAQRMIRPLNALYNLMGRAESGESGMRATPDGPRDIVEMAHAFNKMMAVLEEREAELKQSRDDALHTALMKAQFAATVSHEVRTPLNGVVGMLDMLKEMRLTPQQQECVDVAWKSSHALMELINDILDFSRMEAGKLKLEETDFDLRKLLEDVIELLAMQAQKKRIEIGYLVESGVPERIKGDALRLRQILLNLAGNAVKFTEQGEVALRISGGVVGGDSLALRFEVSDSGIGIAEDAIKNVFQSYSQADLTTARRFGGTGLGLAICKQLVDLMGGDIGVMSEAGKGSTFWFTITCRAGEPLPLLPEDKAMRGLRVLVVDDSVIVRGFLEEILERHGMHCHCVRNGAQAMVELVRAEQANMPYGMVIADADASDERGGDLARRIRADAVSGAPHLLVLDRYASQFEAGTPDGDACLGKPLRQDRVLAAIRRLLPGDSVAGTGVVTSLDAGGASSSKEFRVLVAEDNRTNQMVAAGMLSLNNCHCEFAANGREAMEAARRSRFDLILMDCSMPEMDGYEATAHIRNFEEPLGMRTPIVAMTANAQQGDAEKCLAAGMDDYLAKPITLVELRHKLDRWLAGRGEERRIAPSPAPVMQMEPTDGRALDQETFDKLREILGPALQQSIAPFLEDTSTYLNQLEQAVRDGDAEIARATAHAIKGSSGNLGATMLAQIAKEAEELAIERRAPEIQPLLQRLRHAYDAVAAALHSQIRIEGRLGARQNDDSPLVLVVDDDRSTRNSLRVTLQRDGFRVEEAADGAMALAMLKRMQPEVILMDAVMPVMDGFAACARVQGLPNGRAIPILMITALEDTASVERAFAAGASDYIPKPIHFAVLSQRVRRIIEINQAEKRIRHLAYNDVLTGLPNRAMFFAQLGQHIEQARGAGESVAVLFLDLDRFKNVNDSLGHDVGDRLLVAVAQRLRRSVRNADCVARLGGDEFTVVLADVIGPNAALAAAQNIGRALSTPFQIDGHDIFVATSVGISIYPYDGTDVGTLLKHADTAMYRAKKNNSGFEFFEPSMEHSISEHVRMENDLRRALERKELEVFYQPQAGVGDGRILGMEALVRWRHPERGMVSPTDFIPLAEENGLINPIGEWVLRTACAQLQEWRESGMPDMRLAVNLSVRQLMQAGFAGIVEQALDETGLPPHLLELEITESTLMENAQDTLQAVNRLRNLGVRLAIDDFGTGYSSLSYLKRFPVDIIKIDRSFVRDVTSDADDAAIVTGIIALAHSLRLEVVAEGVETEEQLQFLKERRCDILQGYYLSQPMPAKEFLRYVTAQLEA from the coding sequence ATGCTGCACGACTACCTGCGCCGTACCCGCTTTCGCCGGCAGCTGACGGTCACCGTCACCGCCGCCATTCTCGGCCTCGCGTTGTTCTCCTCGCTGATCACGTCATGGGAAGCGAGTCGGCGCATGGAAGGCTACGTCATCCAGCAAGGTCAGCGCATTGCGGAGAATCTGGCGCGGCAGAGCGTGCTTGCGCTGCTGTACCACTCTGCCGACAACGCGCGCGAAGGCATCGCCACCACGCTCGCCTTCCCGGATGTGCTGCAGGTGCAGATCACGGATACGGCGCATCGTATCCTGCTGTCGCAAACGAGGCAGGGCGAAGCCGAGCCGGCGGGTGATGCGTGGCCGCCAAAGAGCGCGATCGCGCAACCGATGCTGGAACACGAGTCCTCCGACCATTGGCGCTTCGGCGCGCCGGTCTATGGCGGCCAGGGCGAATCCTCGCCGTTCGACGTGCAGGAGCGGAAGCCGCAACTGATCGGCTATGTGTATGTGACGATCGGCAAAGGCACGCTGGAACGTCTTGTCGGCTCCCTGCTGCTCGGCAATCTCGCCATCACCCTGTCGTTCGCGGTGCTGCTGCTGATCGTCATGCGGCAGCTGGCGCAGCGCATGATCCGTCCGTTGAACGCCTTGTACAACCTGATGGGGCGCGCCGAGTCGGGCGAGTCCGGCATGCGCGCCACGCCCGACGGACCGCGCGACATCGTCGAGATGGCGCATGCGTTCAACAAGATGATGGCCGTGCTGGAGGAGCGCGAGGCCGAGCTGAAGCAGTCGCGCGACGACGCGCTGCACACCGCGCTGATGAAGGCGCAGTTCGCCGCGACGGTCAGTCACGAAGTGCGCACGCCGCTCAACGGCGTGGTAGGCATGCTCGACATGCTGAAGGAAATGCGCCTGACGCCGCAACAACAGGAATGCGTCGATGTGGCATGGAAGTCGTCGCATGCGCTGATGGAGCTGATCAACGACATTCTCGATTTCTCCAGGATGGAGGCCGGCAAGCTGAAGCTGGAAGAGACCGATTTCGATCTGCGCAAGCTGCTGGAAGATGTCATCGAATTGCTCGCCATGCAGGCGCAGAAAAAGAGAATCGAGATCGGCTATCTGGTGGAGTCCGGCGTGCCCGAGCGGATCAAGGGCGATGCGCTGCGCCTGCGGCAGATCCTGCTGAACCTCGCCGGCAACGCGGTGAAATTCACCGAGCAGGGCGAGGTCGCATTGCGCATCTCCGGCGGCGTTGTCGGCGGCGACAGTCTTGCACTGCGCTTCGAAGTCAGCGACAGCGGCATCGGTATCGCGGAAGATGCCATCAAGAACGTGTTCCAGTCGTACTCGCAGGCCGATCTGACCACTGCGCGCAGATTCGGTGGCACCGGACTGGGACTTGCGATCTGCAAGCAGCTGGTGGATTTGATGGGCGGCGACATCGGCGTGATGAGCGAGGCAGGCAAGGGCAGCACGTTCTGGTTCACGATCACCTGTCGCGCGGGCGAGCCGTTGCCGCTTTTGCCGGAAGACAAGGCCATGCGCGGCTTGCGCGTGCTGGTGGTGGACGACAGCGTGATCGTGCGCGGCTTCCTCGAAGAAATTCTGGAACGGCACGGCATGCATTGCCATTGCGTGCGCAATGGCGCGCAGGCCATGGTGGAGCTGGTGCGCGCCGAACAGGCGAACATGCCGTACGGGATGGTCATCGCCGACGCGGATGCCAGCGATGAGCGGGGCGGCGATCTGGCGCGCCGGATACGCGCCGATGCCGTCTCGGGTGCGCCGCATCTGCTGGTGCTGGACCGCTACGCCTCGCAGTTCGAGGCGGGCACCCCGGACGGCGATGCCTGTCTCGGCAAGCCGCTGCGGCAGGATCGCGTGCTGGCGGCGATCCGCCGCTTGCTGCCGGGTGACAGTGTGGCTGGCACGGGAGTGGTCACGTCGCTCGATGCAGGCGGTGCTTCGTCCAGCAAGGAGTTCCGCGTCCTGGTGGCGGAAGACAACCGCACCAATCAGATGGTCGCGGCCGGCATGCTCTCCTTGAACAACTGCCATTGCGAATTCGCGGCAAACGGCCGCGAGGCGATGGAGGCAGCCCGCCGCAGCCGTTTCGACCTGATCCTGATGGATTGCAGCATGCCGGAAATGGATGGTTACGAAGCCACCGCGCATATCCGCAATTTCGAAGAGCCGCTGGGAATGCGCACGCCGATCGTGGCAATGACTGCGAACGCACAGCAGGGCGATGCGGAGAAGTGTCTGGCTGCCGGCATGGACGATTACCTCGCCAAGCCGATCACGCTGGTCGAGCTGCGGCACAAGCTGGACCGCTGGCTCGCAGGGCGCGGCGAGGAGCGCCGCATCGCACCGTCGCCGGCGCCAGTCATGCAGATGGAGCCGACGGATGGCCGCGCACTGGATCAGGAAACGTTCGACAAGCTGCGCGAAATCCTCGGGCCCGCGTTGCAGCAATCGATCGCGCCTTTCCTTGAGGATACGTCGACCTATCTGAACCAGCTCGAGCAGGCGGTCAGGGACGGCGACGCCGAGATCGCGCGCGCAACCGCGCATGCGATCAAGGGCAGCAGTGGCAATCTGGGTGCCACCATGCTCGCGCAAATTGCAAAGGAGGCCGAGGAACTCGCGATCGAGCGGCGCGCCCCGGAGATTCAACCGCTGCTGCAGCGCCTGCGCCACGCCTATGACGCGGTGGCGGCAGCGCTGCATTCGCAGATCCGCATCGAAGGCCGGCTTGGCGCGCGCCAGAATGACGACAGTCCGCTGGTGCTGGTGGTGGATGACGACCGCAGCACGCGTAACTCGCTGCGCGTGACACTGCAGCGCGACGGCTTCCGGGTCGAAGAGGCTGCCGACGGCGCGATGGCGCTGGCGATGCTCAAGCGCATGCAGCCCGAGGTGATCCTGATGGATGCGGTGATGCCGGTGATGGACGGCTTTGCCGCCTGCGCGCGCGTGCAGGGACTGCCGAACGGTCGCGCGATTCCGATACTGATGATTACCGCACTGGAAGACACCGCATCGGTGGAGCGTGCATTCGCCGCCGGCGCGAGCGACTACATTCCCAAGCCGATTCATTTCGCGGTGCTCTCCCAGCGCGTACGCCGCATCATCGAGATCAACCAGGCGGAGAAACGCATCCGCCACCTCGCCTACAACGACGTCCTGACCGGCCTGCCGAACCGCGCGATGTTTTTCGCGCAGCTCGGGCAGCACATCGAGCAGGCGAGAGGCGCGGGAGAGTCGGTGGCCGTGCTGTTCCTCGATCTCGACCGCTTCAAGAACGTCAACGACAGCCTCGGTCACGATGTCGGCGATCGCCTGCTGGTGGCGGTCGCACAGCGCCTGCGCCGCAGCGTGCGCAACGCCGATTGCGTGGCGCGTCTGGGCGGCGACGAATTCACCGTGGTGCTGGCGGACGTGATCGGACCCAACGCCGCCCTCGCCGCCGCGCAGAACATCGGCCGCGCGCTGTCCACGCCGTTCCAGATCGACGGACACGACATTTTCGTCGCCACCAGCGTCGGCATCTCGATCTATCCGTATGACGGCACCGATGTCGGCACGCTGCTCAAGCACGCCGATACGGCCATGTACCGGGCGAAGAAGAACAACAGCGGCTTCGAGTTTTTCGAACCGTCGATGGAGCATTCGATCTCGGAACACGTGCGCATGGAAAACGACCTGCGGCGCGCGCTCGAACGCAAGGAGCTGGAAGTGTTCTACCAGCCGCAGGCGGGTGTCGGCGATGGCCGGATTCTCGGCATGGAGGCGCTGGTGCGCTGGCGTCATCCGGAGCGCGGCATGGTTTCCCCGACCGACTTCATCCCGCTGGCCGAAGAGAACGGCTTGATCAATCCGATCGGCGAATGGGTGCTGCGCACCGCCTGCGCGCAGCTTCAGGAATGGCGCGAGTCCGGCATGCCCGACATGCGGCTGGCGGTCAACTTGTCCGTCCGGCAGTTGATGCAGGCCGGCTTTGCCGGCATCGTGGAACAGGCGCTGGACGAGACCGGATTGCCGCCGCATCTGCTCGAACTGGAAATCACCGAAAGCACCCTGATGGAAAACGCGCAGGACACGCTGCAGGCGGTCAACCGCCTGCGCAATCTCGGCGTGCGGCTGGCGATCGACGACTTCGGCACCGGCTATTCGTCGCTGTCCTATCTCAAGCGCTTCCCGGTCGACATCATCAAGATCGACCGTTCATTCGTGCGCGACGTGACGAGCGATGCGGACGACGCCGCCATCGTCACCGGCATCATCGCGCTCGCGCACAGCCTGCGTCTGGAAGTGGTTGCCGAAGGCGTGGAAACCGAGGAACAGCTGCAGTTCCTGAAGGAGAGGCGCTGCGACATCCTGCAAGGCTATTACCTGAGCCAGCCGATGCCGGCGAAGGAGTTCTTGCGCTATGTGACGGCGCAGCTGGAGGCGTAG
- a CDS encoding Lrp/AsnC family transcriptional regulator, with protein MARIKLDKIDRKILSILQSDGKLTNQEIAERVNLSPSPCLRRIKNLEETGVIRQYVALLDPDKIGLGLLAYVNVRLEKHSDSPAGSTRSPRADFAISVESWPEVVACYAMTGEMDYLLRVHVGDMGHFSRFMMETLLRHPAVLDVKSSFALQRVKDTTALPLV; from the coding sequence ATGGCCCGAATTAAACTCGACAAAATCGACCGAAAGATTCTTTCCATCCTTCAATCAGATGGCAAGCTGACCAATCAGGAGATAGCCGAGCGCGTCAACCTTTCGCCTTCACCATGCCTGCGTCGTATCAAGAATCTGGAAGAAACCGGTGTGATCCGGCAGTACGTGGCACTGCTCGATCCGGACAAGATCGGCCTCGGCTTGCTCGCGTATGTCAACGTACGGCTGGAGAAGCACAGCGATTCGCCTGCCGGCAGCACACGCTCACCACGCGCCGACTTTGCCATTTCCGTCGAGAGCTGGCCTGAAGTTGTTGCGTGCTATGCGATGACTGGGGAGATGGATTATCTGCTGCGGGTCCATGTGGGAGACATGGGGCATTTTTCGCGCTTCATGATGGAGACGCTGCTGCGGCATCCGGCGGTGCTGGACGTGAAGTCGAGTTTTGCGTTGCAGAGGGTGAAGGACACGACGGCGCTGCCGCTGGTATGA
- a CDS encoding ABC transporter substrate-binding protein, protein MTMRTMPCRVVLRCLLGLWLAIAHATVGAEQAGAHASAAGAIAVIHPDIGEPYRSIFAKIIEGIEENVRVAARTYAIGPNTDAAELNGQLKRAGVRGVIALGRQGLKAASGLDRDIAVVAGGVLSVPESDARNLIAYSLTPDPALLFSRLKTLFPAAKRVIVIFNPQSNDWLIKLARDAARSQGLELVAQEARDLASAARLYDAAFANADSRRDAIWLPQDATTVDETTILPLVLKESWNRNVPVFSSSFLHVKKGALFALYPNNLELGRTLANAALAATGSSGEARKRGVVPLREVHTAINLRTASHLGLNLGYQQQRSFDFIFPEP, encoded by the coding sequence ATGACAATGCGGACCATGCCCTGTCGCGTCGTGCTGAGATGCCTGCTTGGTTTGTGGCTGGCGATCGCGCATGCGACAGTCGGTGCTGAGCAGGCCGGCGCACACGCATCGGCGGCGGGCGCCATCGCGGTCATCCATCCGGACATCGGCGAACCGTACCGCAGCATATTCGCAAAGATCATCGAAGGCATCGAGGAAAACGTCCGGGTGGCGGCGCGCACTTACGCGATCGGCCCGAACACCGATGCGGCCGAGCTGAACGGGCAGTTGAAGCGCGCCGGCGTCAGGGGCGTGATTGCGCTCGGGCGGCAGGGACTGAAGGCGGCGTCGGGGCTGGACCGCGACATCGCCGTGGTGGCCGGCGGCGTGCTCTCGGTTCCCGAGTCGGACGCGCGCAATCTGATCGCCTACAGCCTCACGCCCGATCCGGCGCTGCTGTTCTCGCGACTGAAGACCCTGTTCCCCGCCGCGAAACGCGTCATCGTCATTTTCAATCCGCAGAGCAATGACTGGCTGATCAAGCTGGCGCGCGATGCGGCCAGGTCGCAGGGGTTGGAATTGGTCGCGCAGGAGGCGCGCGACCTGGCCTCGGCAGCGCGCTTGTACGACGCGGCATTCGCGAACGCCGACAGCCGGCGCGACGCGATCTGGCTGCCGCAGGATGCGACCACGGTCGACGAGACAACGATCCTGCCGCTGGTCCTGAAGGAATCATGGAACCGCAACGTGCCGGTCTTTTCCAGCAGCTTCCTGCATGTGAAGAAAGGCGCGCTGTTTGCGCTGTATCCGAACAATCTGGAACTCGGCCGCACGCTCGCCAACGCGGCTCTGGCAGCGACGGGCTCGTCCGGCGAAGCGCGCAAGCGCGGCGTGGTGCCGCTGCGCGAAGTGCACACCGCAATCAATCTGAGAACCGCAAGCCACCTCGGCCTGAACCTCGGCTATCAACAACAACGCAGTTTCGATTTCATCTTCCCGGAGCCATGA
- a CDS encoding winged helix-turn-helix domain-containing protein encodes MAWHPGQAYGQDLRDRVLNASGSIAEVATRFRVSKSYVARARSRRHRLGDDTAGVQHNHVPLKLSGLEDVLAARVQAINDQTLEQLCQWLHAEHGVQVSVTTMWKTLARLGLSLKKRRSMPPSRSART; translated from the coding sequence ATGGCGTGGCATCCAGGACAAGCCTACGGGCAAGATTTACGGGATCGCGTGCTAAACGCGAGCGGTTCCATAGCCGAGGTGGCGACCCGCTTCAGGGTAAGCAAATCGTACGTGGCAAGGGCCCGTTCGCGGCGGCACCGACTCGGGGATGATACGGCGGGTGTCCAGCACAACCATGTGCCGTTGAAACTGAGCGGACTGGAAGACGTGCTGGCCGCGCGCGTACAAGCCATCAATGATCAAACGCTGGAACAGTTGTGCCAATGGCTGCATGCCGAGCATGGCGTTCAGGTGAGCGTGACTACCATGTGGAAGACGCTGGCCCGGCTTGGGCTGAGCCTTAAAAAAAGACGCTCCATGCCGCCGAGCAGGAGCGCCCGGACGTAG
- a CDS encoding GNAT family N-acetyltransferase: MNADELHPAEKPSVRVKELSERDRRRLLKHFLALDDGDRLLRFGSVLPDDLITGYVQRLDFSRDTVFGVYNSKLALVGVGHLAFLPREDVPAVSDATVKSRAAEFGVSVSASARGLGIGSRLFERAAIHCRNEDVDTLYMHCLSSNQTMMHIARKAGMEIHREYGEADAFLKLPPADPRSVLREAVEEQVAAFDYRLKANAKAAVKWWKRLPRFRGK, translated from the coding sequence ATGAATGCTGATGAACTGCATCCCGCGGAAAAGCCGTCAGTGCGCGTCAAGGAGCTGTCGGAACGCGACCGTCGTCGCTTGCTGAAACATTTCCTCGCGCTGGACGACGGCGACCGATTGCTGCGATTTGGATCGGTGCTGCCGGATGATCTGATCACAGGCTATGTGCAGCGTCTCGACTTTTCCCGTGACACGGTATTCGGCGTCTACAACAGCAAGCTCGCGCTGGTCGGCGTCGGCCATCTTGCCTTCCTGCCGCGCGAAGACGTGCCGGCAGTCAGTGACGCCACGGTCAAGTCACGCGCCGCCGAATTCGGCGTCTCGGTGTCCGCGTCGGCGCGCGGCCTGGGAATCGGCTCCAGGTTGTTCGAGCGCGCCGCGATCCATTGCCGCAATGAAGATGTCGATACGCTATACATGCATTGCCTGTCGTCGAACCAGACCATGATGCATATCGCGCGCAAGGCAGGAATGGAAATCCATCGCGAATACGGCGAGGCCGATGCGTTCCTGAAACTGCCGCCGGCCGATCCGCGCAGTGTGCTGCGCGAGGCGGTGGAGGAGCAGGTGGCGGCGTTTGATTATCGGTTGAAGGCGAATGCGAAAGCCGCGGTCAAATGGTGGAAAAGGCTGCCCAGGTTCAGGGGGAAGTAG